A genomic region of Trifolium pratense cultivar HEN17-A07 linkage group LG3, ARS_RC_1.1, whole genome shotgun sequence contains the following coding sequences:
- the LOC123912940 gene encoding uncharacterized protein LOC123912940: protein MDEFAALIVGDCDSSDTGKDIILHSQNGQLQRIPEFHASYMPLQYPLLFPYGEDGFHEKIPLTISYLDSITRKRVRVSLREFIAFRIQEREIEQSIILKSRRLFQQFIVDSYSMIESQRLSFIRSNQRKIRSEFLSGIEEAVNRGDVKPSSIGSRVVLPSSFVGGRRNIFNNCQDAMAICNKFGYPDLFLTMTCNPNWLEIQRFLHEKGMHVNDRPDIACRVFQLKLNDMMADFKKGDFFGKVIASMYTIEFQKRGLPHAHILLWLDSSDKLNTMSLVDSKICAEIPNKELFPKLYSVVSNFMVHGPCGVSHRDSPCMKDGRCSKFYPKKFATQTSIDEKGYPIYKRRDSGAIIIKKDTELDNRSVVPYNPNLLMKYQAHINIEYCNKSNSIKYLFKHINKGVDKVTMIANARDKDGVDEINQYYDCRYLSPCESVWRIFAFDIHYRWPPVQRLTFHLPRQQNVIFSDSERLDEVVDRTKDKGTMFLSWMDANKKYIEGRQLTYAEFPMFFVFSSDEMEWRPRQQGQSIGRLNFVPPGTGNLYYLRLLLNVQVGCTSYEDIRTVDGHIYPTFREACGAMRMLADDQEFINGIKEVLALGSGFHSRKLFAILLLTSSMSDPLFVWEQTWEILSNGIMNGKDFTASPESVKNSCLVEIEKLLRLNGKTLKDYACMPYVDFSELGVFENILLANELMYDKVDMLAKHKEYYANLNFSQKAAYDCIVNSVNGESGGFFFVDGYGGTGKTYLWRALSFRFRSESKIVLNVASSGIASLLLPGGRTAHSQFAIPLVLNESSCCNVKQGSMKAELLQQASLIIWDEAPMINKWALEALDRTLRDIMRFECANSMDRPFGGKTVVLGGDFRQILPVIPKGSRADTVHATINSSRLWQHCVVLKLTENMRLQCASDDVENENIKRFAKWILNIGDGKLGEDNDGEATIEMFQDILIPRSVNPIEDIVEATYPNFLDHLYNAKFFEDRAILAPTLEVVEKVNDFVMSLIPGEEKTYLSCDSVCKVDVDASVNHYWLTTEFLNEIQCSGLPNHKLILKKGVPVILMRNIDLSSGLCNGTRLIVDELGVNVIGARIITGKHLGDKVFIPRMNLVSSDGSIPVKFQRLQFPLSLCFAMTINKSQGQTLSHVGLYLPRPVFAHGQLYVAVSRVKSLSGLKVLIADDYGEWSTSTKNVVYSEVFQKI from the exons ATGGATGAGTTTGCTGCTCTTATTGTAGGAGATTGTGATTCCTCTGATACCGGGAAAGACATAATTTTGCATTCGCAAAATGGTCAACTACAAAGAATACCTGAATTTCATGCTAGCTATATGCCTTTACAATATCCTTTGTTATTTCCGTATGGAGAGGATGGTTTTCATGAAAAAATTCCTTTGACCATATCTTATTTGGACTCGATCACTAGAAAGAGAGTGCGTGTGTCTTTGAGAGAATTCATTGCTTTTAGAATTCAAGAAAGAGAGATTGAACAGTCTATTATTCTTAAAAGTCGACGATTGTTTCAACAATTTATTGTGGACTCTTATTCGATGATTGAATCACAAAGGTTGTCGTTCATCAGATccaatcaaagaaaaattagatcTGAGTTTCTTAGTGGAATTGAGGAAGCAGTGAATCGTGGAGATGTGAAACCATCTTCCATAGGATCACGAGTTGTATTGCCAAGTTCATTTGTTGGTGGTCGAAGAAACATATTTAACAATTGTCAAGATGCAATGGCCATATGTAACAAGTTTGGGTATCCAGATTTATTCTTGACGATGACATGTAACCCAAATTGGTTAGAAATTCAACGTTTCCTTCATGAAAAAGGCATGCATGTAAATGATCGTCCAGATATTGCATGCAGAGTTTTTCAATTGAAGTTAAATGATATGATGGCCGACTTCAAAAAGGGCGACTTTTTTGGGAAAGTGATAGCAA GCATGTATACGATTGAATTTCAAAAGAGAGGGTTACCGCATGCACACATTTTATTGTGGTTGGATTCAAGTGATAAGTTGAATACAATGAGTTTGGTAGACTCGAAGATATGTGCAGAGATACCAAACAAGGAGTTGTTCCCAAAGTTGTACTCAGTTGTTAGTAATTTCATGGTACATGGACCGTGTGGTGTTAGTCATCGGGATTCACCTTGCATGAAAGATGGTAGATGCTCTAAATTTTACCCAAAAAAGTTTGCGACGCAAACATCAATTGATGAAAAAGGGTATCCAATATACAAACGCAGAGATTCAGGGGCCATTATTATAAAGAAGGACACTGAATTGGATAATAGAAGTGTCGTTCCTTATAATCCAAATCTGTTGATGAAGTATCAGGCTCACATTAACATTGAGTATTGTAATAAGTCTAAcagtataaaatatttgtttaagcATATTAATAAAGGAGTTGACAAGGTGACGATGATAGCTAATGCTCGCGATAAGGATGGTGTGGATGAAATAAATCAATATTATGATTGTCGGTATTTATCACCTTGCGAGTCTGTTTGGAGAATTTTTGCCTTTGATATTCATTATCGATGGCCTCCAGTTCAACGACTCACTTTTCATCTACCGAGACAACAAAATGTCATTTTTAGTGATTCAGAAAGACTAGATGAGGTTGTGGATAGAACTAAGGACAAAGGCACAATGTTTCTCAGTTGGATGGATGCAAATAAGAAATATATCGAGGGCAGACAGTTAACATATGCTGAGTTTccaatgttttttgttttctcatCAGATGAAATGGAATGGCGACCTCGCCAACAAGGTCAGTCAATTGGAAGATTGAACTTTGTTCCTCCTGGAACTGGAAACCTGTATTATTTGAGATTGTTGCTAAATGTTCAAGTGGGATGCACAAGTTATGAGGACATTAGAACTGTTGATGGTCATATTTATCCCACTTTTCGAGAAGCATGTGGTGCAATGCGTATGTTAGCGGATGACCAAGAATTTATTAATGGTATTAAGGAAGTATTAGCCTTAGGTTCTGGATTTCATTCGCGGAAACTATTTGCTATTTTGTTGTTGACAAGTTCAATGAGTGATCCATTGTTTGTTTGGGAGCAGACATGGGAAATCTTATCAAATGGGATTATGAATGGAAAAG ATTTCACAGCTTCTCCTGAAAGTGTCAAAAATTCATGTTTGGTTGAGATCGAGAAACTTTTGCGTTTGAATGGGAAAACGTTAAAAGATTATGCTTGTATGCCATATGTGGATTTTTCAGAATTAGGTGTGTTTGAAAATATCTTGTTGGCGAATGAATTAATGTACGATAAGGTTGACATGCTCGCCAAGCATAAAGAATATTATGCAAACTTGAATTTTTCTCAGAAGGCTGCCTATGATTGTATTGTCAATTCTGTTAATGGGGAATCAGGtggttttttctttgttgatgGATATGGAGGTACTGGTAAAACTTATTTATGGAGAGCTTTATCCTTTAGATTTCGTTCAGAAAGTAAGATTGTTCTTAATGTTGCATCAAGTGGCATTGCATCTTTGTTATTGCCCGGAGGTAGAACTGCACATTCTCAATTTGCAATACCGTTAGTGCTGAATGAGAGTTCATGTTGTAATGTAAAACAAGGAAGTATGAAGGCAGAATTGTTGCAACAAGCAAGTCTAATTATTTGGGATGAAGCTCCGATGATCAATAAATGGGCCTTAGAAGCATTGGACAGGACACTAAGGGATATCATGAGATTTGAATGTGCAAATAGTATGGATCGACCTTTTGGTGGGAAAACTGTTGTTTTGGGCGGTGATTTTCGACAAATTTTGCCGGTTATTCCTAAGGGAAGTCGTGCTGATACTGTTCATGCAACTATCAACTCATCTCGATTATGGCAACATTGCGTAGTTTTGAAATTAACAGAAAATATGAGGTTACAATGTGCTTCAGATGATgtggaaaatgaaaatattaaaagGTTTGCCAAGTGGATTTTAAACATAGGAGATGGAAAATTAGGTGAAGATAATGATGGTGAGGCTACTATTGAAATGTTTCAAGACATATTAATTCCAAGGTCAGTTAATCCTATTGAAGACATTGTGGAAGCAACTTATCCAAATTTTCTTGATCATTTGTACAATGCAAAGTTCTTTGAGGATAGGGCTATACTTGCACCAACACTGGAAGTTGTCGAAAAGGTGAATGATTTTGTTATGTCATTAATTCCCGGGGAAGAAAAGACATATCTTAGTTGCGATTCGGTTTGTAAGGTTGATGTGGATGCTAGTGTAAATCATTATTGGTTGACCACTGAGTTTTTAAATGAGATTCAATGTTCAGGACTCCCTAATcataaattgattttgaaaaaagGAGTTCCTGTTATATTGATGAGGAATATTGACTTGTCGTCGGGTCTATGTAATGGAACTAGGCTTATTGTTGATGAGTTAGGAGTGAATGTAATTGGTGCTAGAATTATTACTGGAAAGCACCttggagataaggttttcattCCAAGAATGAATTTGGTGTCATCAGATGGCAGTATCCCAGTTAAATTTCAACGTCTACAGTTTCCATTATCACTTtgttttgcgatgactattaataaaaGTCAGGGTCAGACCTTGTCACATGTTGGATTGTATTTGCCACGTCCTGTCTTTGCACacggtcagttgtatgttgccgTGTCTAGAGTAAAGTCTCTAAGTGGATTAAAAGTCTTGATTGCTGATGATTATGGTGAATGGTCAACTAGTACCAAGAATGTTGTATATAGTGAAGTATTCCAAAAAATATAA
- the LOC123912941 gene encoding serine acetyltransferase 1, chloroplastic-like, giving the protein MIVHVLGRTLTSSLYKTSPFTQNPIQFKPIFLLPLKFQPLIPIHPFSSSCSSMATCIDSSSPPISRKPNVSHHQPDDCSFNFAKFCRPTFSDHVSSVPISMNHEKTLQTKTIVDDFQHLQVNDDVKNDVENDVGVGVFDDVEVDLWLKIQEEARLDLDKEPILSSYYFSSILSHKSLESALCNQLSIHLSNLSLSSTTLFELFMSILNNDEDIISAMKDDLKAVKERDPACISYAHCLLNFKGFLAIQAHRVAHKLWLQGRKVLALLIQNRVSEVFAVDIHPGAKIGRGILLDHATGVVVGETAVIGNNVAILHNVTLGGTGKNCGDRHPKIGDGVLIGAGTCILGNIKIGDGAKIGAGSVVLKDVPPRTTAVGNPAKLIGGKDNPIMLDKAPSFTMDHTSWSDYVI; this is encoded by the coding sequence ATGATTGTTCATGTTCTAGGTCGCACCCTCACTTCATCTTTATATAAGACTTCTCCTTTCACTCAAAATCCAATTCAATTCAAACCCATTTTTCTTCTTCCCCTAAAGTTTCAACCTTTAATCCCAATTCatcctttttcttcttcttgttcttccaTGGCTACTTGTATTGATTCTTCATCCCCTCCTATTTCTCGTAAACCAAACGTTTCTCATCATCAACCTGATGATTGTTCATTCAACTTTGCCAAATTCTGTCGACCCACTTTTTCTGATCATGTTTCCTCTGTACCCATTTCAATGAATCATGAAAAAACCTTACAAACAAAAACCATTGTAGATGATTTTCAACATCTTCAAGTTAATGATGATGTTAAGAATGATGTTGAAAATGATGTTGGTGTTGGTGTTTTTGATGATGTTGAGGTTGATTTGTGGTTGAAGATTCAAGAAGAAGCAAGGTTAGATTTAGATAAAGAACCAATTTTATCTAGCTATTATTTCAGCTCAATTTTATCTCACAAATCATTAGAAAGTGCTTTATGTAATCAACTTTCAATTCATTTGAGTAATTTGAGTCTTTCTAGCACAACCCTTTTTGAACTTTTCATGAGTATTTTGAATAATGATGAAGATATTATAAGTGCTATGAAAGATGATTTGAAAGCAGTGAAAGAAAGAGACCCTGCTTGTATAAGTTATGCTCATTGTTTATTGAATTTCAAAGGCTTTTTAGCTATTCAAGCTCATAGGGTAGCTCATAAATTATGGTTACAAGGGAGAAAAGTTTTAGCACTTTTGATTCAAAATAGAGTATCTGAAGTTTTTGCTGTTGATATTCATCCTGGTGCTAAGATTGGTAGAGGGATTTTGTTGGATCATGCAACAGGAGTTGTTGTTGGTGAAACTGCTGTTATTGGTAATAATGTTGCAATTTTGCATAATGTTACATTAGGTGGAACAGGTAAAAATTGTGGTGATAGACATCCAAAGATTGGTGATGGTGTTTTGATTGGTGCAGGAACATGTATTTTAGGGAATATTAAGATTGGTGATGGTGCTAAAATTGGTGCTGGTTCTGTTGTTTTGAAAGATGTTCCACCAAGAACTACTGCTGTTGGTAATCCAGCTAAGTTGATTGGTGGAAAAGATAATCCTATCATGTTGGATAAGGCTCCTAGCTTTACTATGGACCATACTTCGTGGTCCGATTATGTTATCTAG